The following coding sequences are from one Paraburkholderia caballeronis window:
- a CDS encoding ShlB/FhaC/HecB family hemolysin secretion/activation protein, whose product MKHQVATRIALRPVLLALAGVLPSFASYAAGPALPGAGTLLQQAQPPAAPVAPSNDTGLTIERPAAGALPPSTAFPVEHVEIAGNTSIATPVLHALVADAEGKKLTLPELGDLARRITDYYHAHGFPLARAIVPQQTIQGGTVRIDVIEARFGSVVLNNGSRVSDRLLNATLGGLQSGAVVTDADLDRSLLLLSDIPGLGVTATLKPGAQVGTSDLVVGTSPQPLVTGSANVDNSGDRATGRARFGAAVNVINPLHLGDVFSVSGLTSGRDMNYGRVSYDALLNGAGTRAGVSYSALRYRLGGDLSPLGASGDAQVASVWAKHPFVRSRNLNVYGQLGYDHLMLDDDIDTAGIRTKRHLDNVTAALSGDVRDSLLAGAVTLWNASWTYGHVSFGNADAESSDAGSADTQGGFSKWNLGVTRLQGLSASDTLYVSVSGQWSSANLDSSQRLIAGGPTSVRAYDTDAISADTGYLFTAELRHSFATTPIGQWQAVAFVDAAHVAVNRHVFAGGSNSANLGGVGVGVNWIGPYNLSASASLAVPVGGRPELAGSTASARAWFTLAKGF is encoded by the coding sequence ATGAAACACCAGGTTGCAACACGCATCGCGCTGAGGCCGGTCCTGCTCGCCCTGGCGGGGGTGCTGCCGTCCTTCGCGTCCTATGCCGCCGGCCCCGCGCTGCCGGGCGCCGGTACGCTGCTCCAGCAGGCGCAGCCGCCGGCCGCGCCGGTCGCGCCGTCGAACGACACCGGCCTCACGATCGAGCGGCCCGCCGCCGGCGCGCTGCCGCCGAGCACCGCGTTCCCCGTCGAGCACGTCGAGATCGCGGGCAACACGTCGATCGCGACGCCGGTGCTGCACGCGCTCGTCGCGGACGCCGAAGGGAAAAAACTCACGCTGCCCGAACTGGGCGACCTCGCGCGGCGCATCACCGACTACTATCACGCGCACGGCTTCCCGCTGGCGCGCGCGATCGTTCCGCAGCAGACCATCCAGGGCGGCACGGTGCGCATCGACGTGATCGAGGCGCGCTTCGGCAGCGTCGTGCTGAACAACGGCAGCCGCGTGAGCGACCGCCTGCTGAATGCGACGCTCGGCGGCCTGCAGTCGGGCGCGGTCGTGACCGACGCGGATCTGGACCGCAGCCTGCTGCTGCTTTCCGACATTCCCGGCCTCGGCGTCACCGCGACGCTGAAGCCCGGCGCGCAGGTCGGCACGTCGGACCTCGTCGTCGGCACGTCGCCGCAGCCGCTGGTGACGGGCAGCGCGAACGTCGACAACAGCGGCGACCGGGCGACCGGCCGCGCGCGGTTCGGCGCGGCGGTCAACGTGATCAACCCGCTGCATCTGGGCGACGTGTTCAGCGTGAGCGGGCTCACGTCGGGCCGCGACATGAACTACGGGCGCGTGTCGTACGACGCGCTGCTCAACGGCGCGGGCACGCGCGCCGGGGTTTCGTATTCGGCGCTGCGCTACCGGCTCGGCGGCGACCTGTCGCCGCTCGGCGCGAGCGGCGACGCGCAGGTCGCGAGCGTGTGGGCGAAGCATCCGTTCGTGCGCAGCCGCAACCTCAACGTGTACGGGCAGCTCGGTTACGACCACCTGATGCTCGACGACGACATCGACACCGCCGGCATCCGCACGAAACGCCATCTGGACAACGTGACGGCGGCCCTGTCCGGCGACGTGCGCGACAGTCTGCTCGCGGGTGCGGTGACGCTGTGGAACGCGAGCTGGACCTACGGTCACGTGAGCTTCGGCAACGCGGACGCGGAGTCGAGCGACGCGGGCAGCGCGGACACCCAGGGCGGTTTCTCGAAGTGGAACCTCGGCGTCACGCGGCTGCAGGGGCTCAGCGCCAGCGACACGCTGTACGTGAGCGTGTCGGGCCAGTGGTCGTCGGCGAACCTCGATTCGTCGCAGCGGCTCATCGCGGGCGGCCCGACCTCGGTACGCGCATACGATACCGACGCGATCTCCGCCGACACCGGCTACCTGTTCACCGCCGAGTTGCGCCACTCGTTCGCGACGACGCCGATCGGCCAGTGGCAGGCGGTCGCGTTCGTCGATGCGGCGCACGTCGCGGTGAACCGCCACGTATTCGCGGGCGGGTCGAACAGCGCGAATCTCGGCGGCGTCGGGGTCGGCGTCAACTGGATCGGGCCGTACAACCTGAGCGCGAGCGCGTCGCTGGCGGTGCCGGTCGGCGGGCGTCCGGAACTCGCGGGCAGCACTGCGTCCGCGCGCGCGTGGTTCACGCTCGCGAAGGGGTTCTGA
- a CDS encoding sulfotransferase family protein, producing MPQFVGVTGLPRAGSTLLCQLLAQHPDIHCEGHSSPLCNMLVGIRRMVSDDSFFLSQLDHSFERSYAHLAASMRSFLRGWYHDCTQSVVVDKNRGWLQTVELLLNLEPDAKLIVCVRELGQVYGSIEAQHQRTILLDFIDRLADYDRLGRADMLFAKDKTIGMPLVGLHAIPDLPAAARERLYVLRFEDLMAQPAACMSHLFAWLGMAPFEIAPEQLDVGPHESDSHYRMKYPHRRSPRIAPPAQHEIPARIQRQIESAYAWFYERYYPQHPRGADAAAKDAKR from the coding sequence ATGCCTCAATTCGTCGGAGTGACGGGCCTTCCGCGCGCGGGCTCCACTCTGCTGTGCCAGCTGCTCGCGCAGCACCCGGACATCCATTGCGAAGGACACAGCTCGCCGCTATGCAACATGCTGGTCGGCATCCGCCGCATGGTCAGCGACGATTCGTTTTTCCTGTCGCAGCTCGATCATTCGTTCGAGCGCAGCTACGCGCATCTGGCGGCGTCGATGCGCAGTTTCCTGCGCGGCTGGTATCACGACTGCACGCAAAGCGTCGTCGTGGACAAGAATCGCGGCTGGCTTCAGACCGTCGAACTGCTCCTGAACCTGGAACCGGACGCGAAGCTCATCGTGTGCGTTCGCGAACTCGGGCAGGTGTACGGCTCGATCGAGGCGCAGCACCAGCGCACGATCCTGCTCGACTTCATCGACCGGCTGGCCGATTACGACCGCCTCGGCCGCGCCGACATGCTGTTCGCGAAGGACAAGACGATCGGCATGCCGCTGGTCGGTCTGCACGCGATACCGGACCTGCCCGCGGCCGCGCGCGAGCGGCTCTACGTGCTGCGCTTCGAGGATCTGATGGCGCAGCCGGCTGCGTGCATGTCGCATCTGTTCGCGTGGCTCGGCATGGCGCCGTTCGAGATCGCGCCCGAGCAGCTCGACGTCGGGCCGCACGAGAGCGACAGCCACTACCGGATGAAGTACCCGCACCGGCGCTCGCCGCGCATCGCGCCGCCGGCCCAACACGAGATTCCGGCGCGCATCCAGCGGCAGATCGAGAGTGCGTATGCGTGGTTCTACGAGCGTTATTACCCGCAGCACCCGCGCGGCGCCGATGCCGCCGCAAAGGACGCGAAGCGATAA
- a CDS encoding HAMP domain-containing protein encodes MTIRHRITLLVVLMFVALMSIGGYAVYQTRRSATEVRSVTQGVVPSALASADLVSQLKDVQLATMTLVYAPDVNMVSQAQDELKAKQKTLSDALDVQGSAAASHAQVGLVAQARESLANYFSAIADTAKMKAEGKNEMAQAFLFANVAQYRDELEGIVTTLRVEKNRQKDDAIKSLNDMLSTTTSAIAGVTGGAVLLLTVIGLLLYRQITQPLTRMQSMMSEIASNQDFTRRVPVGRMDEIGHSIVAFNGMIEKIQQSSAQLKRKTADIQAMLQNMQQGILTIVDGAQIHAEYSAYLEAIFETNEIAGQPVMDLVFSHTDLDANALSQVDAAIYACLGEDSINFAFNQHLLVNEITRTMPDGRKKILDLSWSAITDETDTVVRLMLCVRDVTELRELAAEAGEQKRQLEMIGEILSVSEEKFHHFVESSTSFIQQNERIISQDACPDSAAIAELFRNMHTIKGNARTYRFQHLTGVAHEAEQRYDALRRGEPLDDGGWDPQALIDDLARVKEALTHYATINEVSLGRKSASQAGLDTSRFVPVEREAIDASLRQIEHADVSDLKSMQAMREAVRHTLRLFGTERVDDMLSGVLDSLPSLAKELGKAEPVVRIDDHGYRLRSEAGPTLTNVFVHLLRNSIDHGIEKPDERAVVAKPSAGTILLDVNVASGDGTLQITLGDDGRGLALARIRGIAVERGWIDADAEIADEEVAEFIFRSGFSTASAVTDVSGRGVGMDAVRDFLTREGGRIALHFVDGKRGAAYRRFETIVTLPGRWAVGTAGLAPAPVRAAGASQAETLA; translated from the coding sequence ATGACCATCCGTCATCGCATCACGTTATTGGTCGTCCTGATGTTCGTCGCATTGATGTCCATCGGGGGTTACGCGGTCTATCAGACCCGCCGCAGCGCAACGGAAGTTCGCTCGGTCACTCAGGGGGTCGTGCCGAGCGCACTGGCTTCCGCCGATCTTGTCTCCCAACTGAAGGACGTACAGCTCGCGACGATGACGCTCGTCTACGCGCCGGACGTGAACATGGTTTCGCAGGCGCAGGACGAACTGAAGGCGAAGCAGAAGACGCTCAGCGACGCGCTCGACGTGCAGGGCAGCGCGGCCGCGAGCCACGCGCAGGTCGGCCTCGTCGCGCAGGCGCGCGAAAGCCTCGCGAACTACTTCTCGGCGATCGCGGACACCGCGAAGATGAAGGCCGAGGGCAAGAACGAGATGGCCCAGGCGTTCCTGTTCGCGAACGTCGCGCAGTACCGCGACGAACTCGAAGGCATCGTCACCACGCTGCGCGTCGAGAAGAACCGCCAGAAGGACGATGCGATCAAGTCGCTGAACGACATGCTGTCCACGACGACGAGCGCGATCGCCGGCGTGACGGGCGGCGCGGTGCTGCTGCTGACGGTGATCGGCCTCCTGCTGTATCGCCAGATCACGCAGCCGCTGACGCGGATGCAGTCGATGATGAGCGAGATCGCGTCGAACCAGGACTTCACGCGCCGCGTGCCGGTGGGCCGGATGGACGAGATCGGCCATTCGATCGTCGCGTTCAACGGGATGATCGAGAAGATCCAGCAAAGCTCCGCGCAACTGAAGCGCAAGACCGCCGACATCCAGGCGATGCTGCAGAACATGCAGCAGGGCATCCTGACGATCGTCGACGGCGCGCAGATCCACGCCGAATACTCCGCGTACCTCGAAGCGATCTTCGAGACGAACGAGATCGCCGGCCAGCCGGTGATGGACCTCGTGTTCTCGCACACCGACCTCGACGCGAACGCGCTGTCGCAGGTGGACGCGGCGATCTACGCGTGTCTCGGCGAGGACAGCATCAACTTCGCGTTCAACCAGCATCTGCTCGTGAACGAAATCACGCGCACCATGCCGGACGGCCGCAAGAAGATCCTCGACCTGAGCTGGTCCGCGATCACCGACGAAACCGACACCGTCGTGCGCCTGATGCTGTGCGTGCGCGACGTGACCGAACTGCGCGAACTGGCCGCCGAGGCCGGCGAGCAGAAGCGCCAGCTCGAAATGATCGGCGAGATCCTGTCGGTCAGCGAAGAGAAGTTCCATCACTTCGTCGAAAGCTCGACCAGCTTCATCCAGCAGAACGAGCGGATCATCAGCCAGGACGCGTGCCCGGACAGCGCGGCGATCGCCGAACTGTTCCGCAACATGCACACGATCAAGGGCAATGCGCGCACCTACCGCTTCCAGCATCTGACTGGCGTCGCGCACGAGGCCGAGCAGCGTTACGACGCGCTGCGCCGCGGCGAGCCGCTCGACGACGGTGGGTGGGACCCGCAGGCGCTGATCGACGATCTCGCGCGCGTGAAGGAGGCGCTCACGCACTACGCGACGATCAACGAGGTGAGCCTCGGGCGCAAGTCCGCGAGCCAGGCCGGGCTCGACACGAGCCGCTTCGTGCCGGTCGAGCGCGAGGCGATCGACGCAAGCCTGCGTCAGATCGAGCACGCCGACGTCAGCGACCTGAAGTCGATGCAGGCCATGCGCGAGGCGGTGCGCCACACGCTGCGCCTGTTCGGCACCGAGCGCGTGGACGACATGCTGTCCGGCGTGCTGGATTCGCTGCCGTCGCTCGCGAAGGAACTGGGCAAGGCCGAGCCGGTCGTGCGGATCGACGATCACGGCTACCGGCTGCGCAGCGAAGCCGGCCCGACGCTGACGAACGTGTTCGTGCACCTGCTGCGCAACTCGATCGACCACGGCATCGAAAAGCCGGACGAGCGCGCGGTGGTCGCGAAACCCTCGGCCGGCACGATCCTGCTCGACGTGAACGTCGCGTCCGGCGACGGCACGCTGCAGATCACGCTCGGCGACGACGGCCGCGGCCTGGCGCTCGCGCGCATTCGCGGCATCGCGGTCGAACGCGGCTGGATCGACGCGGACGCGGAGATCGCCGACGAAGAGGTCGCGGAATTCATCTTCCGTTCGGGCTTCTCGACCGCGAGCGCGGTGACGGACGTGTCCGGCCGCGGCGTCGGCATGGACGCGGTGCGCGACTTCCTCACCCGCGAAGGCGGCCGCATCGCGCTGCACTTCGTGGACGGCAAGCGCGGCGCGGCGTACCGCCGCTTCGAAACGATCGTGACGCTGCCGGGCCGCTGGGCCGTCGGCACCGCGGGTCTCGCACCCGCGCCCGTGCGCGCGGCCGGCGCGTCGCAGGCCGAGACGCTGGCCTGA
- the cysC gene encoding adenylyl-sulfate kinase, with the protein MPPQRTRSDKPGRTQRRPADVRRRPRAARNGHRGAVFWLTALPGAGKSTIAYATDKRLYDVGMRAAVLDGGNMRLGLCADLGFSIGDRHENVRRIAKAAALLPDQRIIVLAALVSPTRAARELARQRISPADCFEVYSDCPLPVCQRRDPKGLMRRRSAARWPNSPMCRRRTSRRPRRRSRSIPRATRRTIRPTR; encoded by the coding sequence ATGCCGCCGCAAAGGACGCGAAGCGATAAGCCCGGGCGGACCCAACGTCGTCCGGCAGACGTCCGCCGTCGGCCGCGCGCAGCCCGCAACGGACATCGCGGCGCGGTGTTCTGGCTGACCGCGCTGCCCGGAGCGGGGAAATCGACGATCGCGTATGCGACGGACAAGCGGCTGTACGACGTCGGCATGCGGGCCGCCGTGCTCGACGGCGGCAACATGCGGCTCGGCCTGTGCGCGGACCTCGGCTTCTCGATCGGCGATCGCCACGAGAATGTCCGCCGCATCGCGAAGGCGGCGGCCCTGCTGCCCGATCAGCGGATCATCGTGCTCGCGGCGCTCGTCTCGCCGACGCGGGCCGCGCGCGAACTCGCGCGGCAGCGCATCTCGCCCGCCGACTGCTTCGAGGTCTACAGCGACTGCCCGTTGCCGGTGTGCCAGCGGCGCGATCCGAAGGGACTTATGCGAAGGCGCAGCGCGGCGCGCTGGCCGAATTCACCGATGTGTCGTCGCCGTACGAGCCGCCGACCGCGCCGGCGCTCGCGCTCGATACCGCGCGCGACGCGCCGGACGATTCGTCCGACGCGCTGA
- a CDS encoding methyl-accepting chemotaxis protein, producing MAAQYWMAVGAAVALAALVAAGWYARGQARLARQREAEAAGQRDALARAETLHREQLDAAGRERDALAGQAAQLSDDLAQQHARLDELRGELESALARSGDALQRASRIADEAARLRRFADTFERWHEQMTSLMAQNHDMHQKNHELSSIVSHVLIVSLNASIEAARAGAAGRGFSIVASEVRSLASRSQELSKSYRDSLNRNDLVTAATFQDIQAGGKMMAASLASVEALANQLHSAFGQVGT from the coding sequence GTGGCAGCACAGTACTGGATGGCGGTGGGGGCGGCGGTCGCGCTGGCGGCGCTCGTCGCGGCAGGGTGGTACGCACGCGGGCAGGCGCGGCTCGCGCGGCAGCGCGAAGCCGAAGCGGCCGGGCAGCGCGACGCGCTCGCGCGGGCCGAAACGCTGCATCGCGAACAGCTCGACGCGGCGGGCCGCGAGCGCGACGCGCTGGCCGGGCAGGCTGCGCAACTCAGCGACGATCTCGCGCAGCAGCACGCGCGGCTCGACGAACTGCGCGGCGAACTCGAAAGCGCGCTCGCGCGCAGCGGCGACGCATTGCAGCGCGCGTCGCGCATCGCGGACGAAGCCGCGCGGCTGCGGCGCTTCGCGGACACGTTCGAACGCTGGCACGAGCAGATGACGTCGCTGATGGCGCAGAACCACGACATGCACCAGAAGAACCACGAACTGTCGTCGATCGTGAGTCACGTGCTGATCGTGTCGCTGAACGCGTCGATCGAGGCGGCGCGCGCGGGCGCGGCGGGCCGCGGCTTTTCGATCGTCGCGAGCGAGGTGCGTTCGCTCGCGTCGCGCTCGCAGGAATTGTCGAAGAGCTATCGCGACAGCCTGAACCGCAACGATCTGGTGACCGCCGCGACGTTCCAGGACATCCAGGCGGGCGGCAAGATGATGGCCGCGTCGCTCGCCAGCGTCGAGGCGCTCGCGAACCAGCTTCACTCGGCGTTCGGGCAGGTCGGCACGTGA